One genomic segment of Mangifera indica cultivar Alphonso chromosome 6, CATAS_Mindica_2.1, whole genome shotgun sequence includes these proteins:
- the LOC123219183 gene encoding hexokinase-1-like, with protein MGKVTVVVACAAAVAVGLAAAVVVRRRMKREGKWGKAREILKELEEKCGTPVVKLKQVADAMTVEMHAGLASEGGSKLKMIISHVDCLPTGNEKGVFYALDLGGTNFRVLRVQLGGKGVGLVNQEFAEVSIPSNLMTGTSDALFEYIAAELAKFVAQEGPEYQLPPGRQRELGFTFSFPVVPTSITSGTLARWSKGFSIDDAIGRDVVAELSKAMRKVGLDIRVSALVNDTVGTLAGGRYEHPDVVAAVILGTGSNAAYVERVQAIPKWHGLSKTGDMVINMEWGNFRSSHLPLTDYDHTMDAESLNPGDHIYEKMISGMYLGEIVRRVLLRMAEEAAIFGATVPPNLKEPFILRTPVMSAMHHDTSSDLKVVENKLKEVLEVSNTSLRVRKIIVEVCNIIATRGARLSAAGIVGVLKKIGRDTLKEGGKQKTVIAMDGGLYEHYSEYSKCLEITLEELLGDEVFKNIVIKHSNDGSGIGAALLAASHSKYLEE; from the exons ATGGGGAAGGTGACAGTGGTGGTGGCCTGCGCCGCGGCGGTAGCTGTTGGGTTGGCGGCGGCGGTTGTGGTGCGACGGAGGATGAAGAGGGAAGGGAAGTGGGGGAAGGCAAGGGAGATATTGAAGGAGCTTGAAGAGAAATGTGGGACCCCTGTGGTTAAGTTGAAGCAAGTGGCAGATGCTATGACCGTGGAGATGCACGCAGGGCTTGCCTCTGAAGGTGGCAGCAAGCTCAAGATGATCATCAGCCATGTGGACTGCCTCCCAACTGg tAATGAGAAGGGAGTATTTTATGCATTGGACCTTGGGGGAACCAATTTCCGTGTGTTGAGGGTGCAACTGGGAGGCAAGGGTGTTGGTCTAGTTAACCAAGAATTTGCCGAGGTGTCAATTCCTTCCAATCTTATGACTGGAACTTCAGAT GCTCTTTTTGAGTATATTGCAGCAGAACTTGCAAAATTTGTTGCTCAAGAAGGTCCAGAATACCAACTTCCTCCGGGTAGGCAGAGGGAGCTAGGTTTTACCTTCTCTTTCCCTGTAGTGCCAACATCAATCACTTCTGGAACCCTGGCCAGGTGGTCAAAAGGCTTCTCTATAGATGATGCG ATAGGACGAGATGTGGTGGCCGAATTGTCCAAAGCTATGCGAAAAGTAGGCCTTGATATTCGTGTGTCAGCTCTT GTCAATGATACGGTTGGAACATTAGCCGGAGGAAGATATGAGCACCCTGATGTTGTTGCTGCCGTCATCTTAGGCACTGGCTCAAATGCAGCATATGTGGAGCGTGTACAAGCAATTCCAAAATGGCATGGTTTATCTAAAACTGGAGATATG GTTATTAACATGGAGTGGGGTAACTTTAGGTCGTCACACCTTCCACTAACAGACTATGATCACACAATGGATGCCGAGAGTTTGAACCCTGGTGACCAT ATTTATGAGAAAATGATTTCTGGTATGTATTTGGGAGAGATTGTTCGCAGAGTTTTATTGAGGATGGCTGAAGAAGCTGCAATTTTTGGTGCCACTGTTCCACCAAATCTTAAAGAGCCTTTTATATTGAG GACTCCTGTTATGTCAGCTATGCATCATGACACATCTTCTGATCTCAAAGTAGTTGAAAACAAATTGAAGGAGGTGTTAGAG GTATCCAATACTTCCTTGAGAGTGCGGAAAATTATAGTAGAGGTCTGCAACATTATTGCCACACGTGGGGCTCGTCTTTCAGCAGCTGGGATCGTGGGTGTCCTGAAGAAAATTGGAAGAGATACATTAAAGGAGGGGGGTAAACAGAAGACTGTAATAGCCATGGATGGTGGATTGTATGAACACTACTCTGAATATAGCAAATGCTTGGAAATTACCCTAGAAGAATTGCTCGGAGATGAAGTATTTAAAAACATCGTCATCAAGCACTCTAACGATGGCTCAGGCATCGGGGCTGCCCTTCTTGCTGCCTCACACTCCAAGTACCTTGAAGAATAG